A stretch of the Esox lucius isolate fEsoLuc1 chromosome 2, fEsoLuc1.pri, whole genome shotgun sequence genome encodes the following:
- the LOC105025314 gene encoding uncharacterized protein LOC105025314 isoform X3, protein MRWKAWKPTRHSRVCAEHFEEKYLITSGQGVRLSPDAIPTIFSFPSEFQKKKITVTRKRVTLYAEDQIQGEVPTAPANPRNIGSNSAGLKETHSYLDHSIWHPSRFHDDYCVPQSIGWAVNDEPNEVPPSALQKQGLIFIPKLAIRIKEKWEWLSMEVKGPFRETEIGHTFVLTVMDYYSKWVEAYPMKTTSSKEIAKIISDLISRFGFPVGILSYLSITLIVEINEALSDLKNLICQFICYSPSGLSLDPVTKSLTDRLVHAVTRLKKLSDSCSWLVSDLVRDHPDRWDVHLAASVFSFCCQEHPTTGQTPLSLLRCGGTPSVSISPRRPTDNGIKKTFVILEAEPPAKEVCVHCSQCSEWILLSQDMELKRYEDMKLGNEDYTHTPVSAAGWL, encoded by the exons ATCTGGGCAAGGTGTTCGTTTAAGCCCTGATGCTATTCCAACTATATTTTCCTTTCCTAGTGAGTTCCAGAAAAAG AAAATAACTGTAACAAGGAAAAGAGTGACACTG TATGCTGAGGATCAGATTCAAGGGGAGGTGCCCACGGCACCAGCTAATCCAAG GAACATTGGTTCAAATTCAGCAGGATTGAAGGAGACTCACAGCTACTTGGACCACAGTATATGGCATCCAAGTCGTTTCCATGACGATTACTGTGTACCACAG AGTATTGGCTGGGCTGTAAATGATGAACCAAATGAA GTCCCACCTTCAGCTTTACAAAAGCAAGGACTGATCTTCATCCCCAAGCTTGCAATCAGG ATCAAGGAGAAATGGGAATGGCTATCTATGGAAGTGAAAGGTCCATTTCGAGAGACAGAAATTGGACACACATTTGTACTAACTGTGATGGACTATTACTCAAAATGGGTGGAAGCGTACCCCATGAAAACCACCAGCAGTAAAGAGATTGCCAAAATTATTTCAGACCTCATCTCTCGCTTTGGCTTCCCTGTTGGAATCCTGTCTTATTTGAGTATTACATTGATTGTAGAG ATTAACGAGGCCTTGAGTGATCTGAAAAACCTGATATGCCAATTTATATGCTACTCTCCTTCGGGGTTGTCACTGGATCCAGTGACAAAGTCCCTTACAGACCGGTTGGTACATGCTGTCACCAGATTGAAAAAGCTTTCTGATAGTTGTTCATG GCTGGTGTCAGATTTGGTGAGGGATCACCCTGATCGCTGGGACGTTCACCTGGCTGCCAGTGTGTTCAGCTTCTGCTGCCAGGAGCACCCAACCACCGGACAGACACCACTCTCTCTGCTGCGCTGTGGGGGGACTCCGTCTGTCTCCATCTCACCAAGAAGGCCGACT GATAACGGGATAAAAAAGACATTTGTCATACTAGAGGCAGAGCCTCCTGCAAAAGAGGTCTGTGTGCATTGTAGTCAGTGCTCAGAATGGATCTTGCTCAGTCAGGACATGGAGCTGAAGAGATATGAAGACATGAAACTAGGGAATGaggactacacacacacacctgtgtcaGCTGCAGGGTGGCTATGA
- the traf6 gene encoding TNF receptor-associated factor 6 isoform X1: MACFESEKSSLEDDSCFGGLGTSPLSNCALAMLEKESGDSVLSPTESSVGLGASTGLPVGAPPQGYDVEFDPPLESKYECPICLMALRAAVQTPCGHRFCRCCIEKSIRDTGQRCPVDNEVLREDQLFPDNFAKREILSLTVRCPNVGCTDKMELRRLDSHVTKCEFTSVACPLCQDAVWKSRLEEHKSQHCLRRPASCKDCAETFVFENTKLHESLCPFASVVCQYCSMELIRDQLEPHYDTECPKAPIACTFSAFGCREMSQMQRTDLAQHMQEFTQMHMRYLAEYLRSHSLTGCARPPPQPSLEDRGGAAEPGACRGASGTSAPCQCCGQLQTMRETTQQLEGRLVLQDHQLRELTIQVGQVAELRRKVCSLEESLKELEAKQCQGVYVWPLEGFSGYLRNQAAGQTVVVHSPGFYTGRPGYKLCLRLHLQTPSAQRCSNYISLFVHTMQGEFDGQLSWPFQGTIRLAVLDPSPEGQHHVEVMETKPDLQAFQRPTIQRNPKGFGYVTFMHLNQLQQRGFVHDDTLLVRCEVIPRFEGTLRREGVAMQPRGPEGSL, translated from the exons ATGGCTTGCTTCGAGAGCGAGAAGAGCAGCCTGGAGGATGACTCGTGTTTTGGTGGGTTGGGCACGTCTCCATTGTCTAACTGTGCGTTGGCTATGCTGGAGAAAGAGAGCGGCGATTCTGTGTTGAGTCCCACGGAAAGCTCAGTGGGCCTCGGGGCCTCCACCGGCCTGCCGGTTGGTGCCCCGCCACAGGGCTATGATGTGGAGTTCGACCCTCCACTGGAGAGCAAGTACGAGTGCCCAATCTGCCTCATGGCCCTCAGGGCAGCCGTTCAGACGCCCTGCGGCCACCGATTCTGCCGCTGCTGCATCGAGAAGTCCATCCG CGATACAGGGCAGAGGTGTCCGGTGGATAACGAAGTACTTCGGGAAGATCAGCTGTTCCCGGATAACTTTGCCAAGCGGGAGATCCTCTCCTTAACGGTCCGCTGCCCCAACGTAGGCTGCACGGATAAAATGGAGCTTCGCCGCTTGGAC AGCCATGTAACGAAGTGTGAGTTTACCAGCGTGGCATGCCCGCTGTGCCAGGACGCGGTGTGGAAAAGCCGCCTGGAGGAGCACAAAAGCCAGCACTGTCTGCGTCGACCTGCCTCGTGTAAAGACTGTGCAGAGACATTCGTTTTTGAGAACACCAAG CTTCATGAGTCGCTGTGTCCTTTTGCCAGCGTGGTGTGTCAATACTGCAGTATGGAGCTCATCAGAGACCAG TTGGAACCTCACTATGACACAGAGTGTCCGAAAGCTCCAATTGCCTGTACCTTCAGCGCCTTTGGGTGTCGGGAGATG AGCCAG ATGCAGCGCACCGACCTGGCACAGCACATGCAGGAGTTCACACAGATGCACATGCGCTACTTGGCCGAGTACCTGCGGAGCCACAGCCTCACCGGCTGCGCCCGGCCACCTCCGCAGCCTTCTCTCGAGGACAGGGGGGGCGCGGCAGAGCCCGGGGCATGCCGAGGAGCCAGCGGCACGAGCGCCCCCTGTCAGTGCTGTGGGCAGCTGCAAACCATGAGGGAGACCACCCAGCAGCTCGAGGGGCGACTCGTCCTTCAGGACCACCAGCTACGCGAGTTGACCATCCAG GTGGGACAGGTGGCGGAGCTGCGTCGCAAGGTCTGCTCCCTGGAGGAGAGCCTGAAGGAGCTGGAGGCCAAGCAGTGCCAGGGGGTGTACGTGTGGCCCCTGGAGGGCTTCTCCGGCTACCTCCGCAACCAGGCGGCCGGACAGACGGTGGTGGTGCACAGCCCGGGCTTCTACACCGGACGGCCGGGCTACAAGCTGTGCCTCCGCCTGCACCTCCAGACGCCCTCGGCCCAGCGCTGCTCCAACTACATCTCCCTATTCGTGCACACCATGCAGGGCGAGTTTGACGGGCAGCTCTCGTGGCCGTTCCAGGGCACCATCCGGCTGGCGGTGCTTGACCCGAGCCCCGAGGGCCAGCACCACGTGGAGGTGATGGAGACCAAGCCTGACCTGCAGGCCTTCCAAAGGCCCACCATCCAGAGGAACCCCAAGGGCTTCGGCTACGTCACCTTCATGCACCTGAACCAGCTGCAGCAGCGGGGCTTCGTGCACGACGACACGCTGCTGGTGCGATGCGAGGTGATCCCGCGCTTCGAAGGCACCCTGAGGCGGGAGGGGGTGGCCATGCAGCCCAGAGGGCCGGAGGGCTCGCTCTGA
- the traf6 gene encoding TNF receptor-associated factor 6 isoform X2, whose protein sequence is MACFESEKSSLEDDSCFGGLGTSPLSNCALAMLEKESGDSVLSPTESSVGLGASTGLPVGAPPQGYDVEFDPPLESKYECPICLMALRAAVQTPCGHRFCRCCIEKSIRDTGQRCPVDNEVLREDQLFPDNFAKREILSLTVRCPNVGCTDKMELRRLDSHVTKCEFTSVACPLCQDAVWKSRLEEHKSQHCLRRPASCKDCAETFVFENTKLHESLCPFASVVCQYCSMELIRDQLEPHYDTECPKAPIACTFSAFGCREMMQRTDLAQHMQEFTQMHMRYLAEYLRSHSLTGCARPPPQPSLEDRGGAAEPGACRGASGTSAPCQCCGQLQTMRETTQQLEGRLVLQDHQLRELTIQVGQVAELRRKVCSLEESLKELEAKQCQGVYVWPLEGFSGYLRNQAAGQTVVVHSPGFYTGRPGYKLCLRLHLQTPSAQRCSNYISLFVHTMQGEFDGQLSWPFQGTIRLAVLDPSPEGQHHVEVMETKPDLQAFQRPTIQRNPKGFGYVTFMHLNQLQQRGFVHDDTLLVRCEVIPRFEGTLRREGVAMQPRGPEGSL, encoded by the exons ATGGCTTGCTTCGAGAGCGAGAAGAGCAGCCTGGAGGATGACTCGTGTTTTGGTGGGTTGGGCACGTCTCCATTGTCTAACTGTGCGTTGGCTATGCTGGAGAAAGAGAGCGGCGATTCTGTGTTGAGTCCCACGGAAAGCTCAGTGGGCCTCGGGGCCTCCACCGGCCTGCCGGTTGGTGCCCCGCCACAGGGCTATGATGTGGAGTTCGACCCTCCACTGGAGAGCAAGTACGAGTGCCCAATCTGCCTCATGGCCCTCAGGGCAGCCGTTCAGACGCCCTGCGGCCACCGATTCTGCCGCTGCTGCATCGAGAAGTCCATCCG CGATACAGGGCAGAGGTGTCCGGTGGATAACGAAGTACTTCGGGAAGATCAGCTGTTCCCGGATAACTTTGCCAAGCGGGAGATCCTCTCCTTAACGGTCCGCTGCCCCAACGTAGGCTGCACGGATAAAATGGAGCTTCGCCGCTTGGAC AGCCATGTAACGAAGTGTGAGTTTACCAGCGTGGCATGCCCGCTGTGCCAGGACGCGGTGTGGAAAAGCCGCCTGGAGGAGCACAAAAGCCAGCACTGTCTGCGTCGACCTGCCTCGTGTAAAGACTGTGCAGAGACATTCGTTTTTGAGAACACCAAG CTTCATGAGTCGCTGTGTCCTTTTGCCAGCGTGGTGTGTCAATACTGCAGTATGGAGCTCATCAGAGACCAG TTGGAACCTCACTATGACACAGAGTGTCCGAAAGCTCCAATTGCCTGTACCTTCAGCGCCTTTGGGTGTCGGGAGATG ATGCAGCGCACCGACCTGGCACAGCACATGCAGGAGTTCACACAGATGCACATGCGCTACTTGGCCGAGTACCTGCGGAGCCACAGCCTCACCGGCTGCGCCCGGCCACCTCCGCAGCCTTCTCTCGAGGACAGGGGGGGCGCGGCAGAGCCCGGGGCATGCCGAGGAGCCAGCGGCACGAGCGCCCCCTGTCAGTGCTGTGGGCAGCTGCAAACCATGAGGGAGACCACCCAGCAGCTCGAGGGGCGACTCGTCCTTCAGGACCACCAGCTACGCGAGTTGACCATCCAG GTGGGACAGGTGGCGGAGCTGCGTCGCAAGGTCTGCTCCCTGGAGGAGAGCCTGAAGGAGCTGGAGGCCAAGCAGTGCCAGGGGGTGTACGTGTGGCCCCTGGAGGGCTTCTCCGGCTACCTCCGCAACCAGGCGGCCGGACAGACGGTGGTGGTGCACAGCCCGGGCTTCTACACCGGACGGCCGGGCTACAAGCTGTGCCTCCGCCTGCACCTCCAGACGCCCTCGGCCCAGCGCTGCTCCAACTACATCTCCCTATTCGTGCACACCATGCAGGGCGAGTTTGACGGGCAGCTCTCGTGGCCGTTCCAGGGCACCATCCGGCTGGCGGTGCTTGACCCGAGCCCCGAGGGCCAGCACCACGTGGAGGTGATGGAGACCAAGCCTGACCTGCAGGCCTTCCAAAGGCCCACCATCCAGAGGAACCCCAAGGGCTTCGGCTACGTCACCTTCATGCACCTGAACCAGCTGCAGCAGCGGGGCTTCGTGCACGACGACACGCTGCTGGTGCGATGCGAGGTGATCCCGCGCTTCGAAGGCACCCTGAGGCGGGAGGGGGTGGCCATGCAGCCCAGAGGGCCGGAGGGCTCGCTCTGA